In a single window of the Bradyrhizobium sp. ORS 285 genome:
- a CDS encoding helix-turn-helix domain-containing GNAT family N-acetyltransferase yields the protein MNPSRSDSQLVDAEVADQQVAAVRAFNRFYTRKLGALDQHLLDSPFSLAEARVLYELAQHEAISAKEIGLSLGLDAGYLSRIVQSFDEKSLISRTPLPSDRRQQQLGLTAKGRQAYARLDRSSQKEIAAMLAPLAPALRDRLVGAMATIEGALEPQRPQRSPVLLRSHRPGDIGWVVARHGAVYAEEYGWNATFEALVAEIGAQFIRNYDSTREHCWIAEFAGEPVGSIFLVNGGNGVAKLRLLLVEKKARGLGVGRALTEQCIRFARETNYTTVELWTQSILTAARDIYARAGFRKIAEEPHAMFGVPLTGETWRLEL from the coding sequence TCGCGGACCAGCAGGTCGCCGCCGTTCGCGCCTTCAACCGCTTCTACACCCGCAAGCTCGGCGCGCTCGACCAGCATTTGCTGGACAGCCCGTTCTCGCTCGCCGAGGCGCGCGTGCTCTACGAGCTGGCGCAGCACGAGGCGATCTCGGCCAAGGAGATCGGCCTCTCGCTCGGCCTCGACGCCGGCTATCTCAGCCGCATCGTGCAGAGCTTCGACGAGAAGAGCCTCATCAGCCGCACCCCGTTGCCCTCGGATCGCCGTCAGCAGCAGCTCGGCCTGACCGCAAAGGGGCGGCAGGCCTACGCCCGGCTCGATCGCAGCTCGCAGAAGGAAATCGCGGCGATGCTGGCTCCCCTCGCGCCGGCCCTGCGCGACCGGCTGGTCGGCGCCATGGCGACGATCGAAGGCGCGCTGGAGCCGCAACGGCCGCAGCGCTCCCCCGTGCTGCTGCGCAGTCACCGCCCTGGTGACATCGGCTGGGTCGTCGCCCGCCACGGCGCAGTCTACGCCGAGGAGTACGGTTGGAACGCCACGTTCGAGGCGCTGGTCGCCGAGATCGGCGCGCAGTTCATCCGCAATTACGATTCCACCCGCGAGCATTGCTGGATCGCGGAATTCGCCGGCGAACCGGTCGGCTCGATCTTCCTGGTCAATGGCGGCAACGGCGTCGCCAAGCTGCGGCTGCTGCTGGTCGAGAAGAAGGCGCGCGGGCTTGGCGTCGGGCGCGCCCTGACCGAGCAATGCATCCGCTTTGCGCGCGAAACGAACTATACGACGGTCGAGCTGTGGACGCAGAGCATCCTCACCGCGGCGCGCGACATCTATGCCCGCGCCGGCTTCCGCAAGATCGCCGAGGAGCCGCACGCGATGTTCGGCGTGCCGCTGACTGGGGAGACATGGCGGCTGGAGCTGTAG